The Molothrus aeneus isolate 106 chromosome 30, BPBGC_Maene_1.0, whole genome shotgun sequence genome contains a region encoding:
- the STAC3 gene encoding SH3 and cysteine-rich domain-containing protein 3: MTEKEVPEPPASPAAGGKPKSRLQKLKEIFQRKPKEEPAQEAQPNGELVSPSGGPLFYIYEDEEEEEEEEEPEPPPEPEKLVNDKPHKFKDHYFKKPKFCDVCARMIVLNNKFGLRCKNCKTNIHHHCQGYVEMQRCFGKIPPGFRRAYSSPLYSEQQLGATKDQLGNRSDPVFETLRTGVIMANKERKKGQDDKKNPLAAMMDEEPEATKPVGSKAEGGASEGDKKAEKSPADDKSKKPQPGGFLQSHYFVALYRFKALEKDDLDFPPGEKITVVDDSNEEWWRGKIGEKVGFFPPNFIIRVRAGERVHKVTRSFVGNREIGQITLKKDQIVVQKGEEVNGYVKVFTGRKVGLFPVDFLEEI, from the exons ATGACGGAGAAGGAGGTGCCAGAGCCGCCGGCTTCACCCGCTGCAGGTGGGAAACCCAAGAGCCGG ctgcagaagctgaAGGAAATTTTCCAGCGAAAACCCAAAGAGGAGCCGGCTCAGGAGGCTCAACCCAACGGGGAGCTGGTCAGCCCCTCGGGGGGACCCCTCTTCTACATCTacgaggatgaggaggaggaggaagaggaggaggagcccgAGCCCCCTCCGGAACCGGAGAAACTGGTGAACGACAAACCGCACAAATTCAAAGACCATTacttcaaaaaacccaaattctgcGATGTTTGCGCCCGCATGATCGTCC TCAACAACAAATTCGGGCTGAGGTGCAAGAACTGCAAAACCAACATCCACCACCACTGCCAGGGCTACGTGGAGATGCAGCGCTGCTTCGGCAAGATC CCCCCCGGGTTCCGCCGCGCCTACAGCTCCCCCCTGTACAGCGAGCAGCAGCTCGGCGCCACCAAGGACCAGCTCG GGAACAGGAGCGACCCCGTGTTCGAGACGCTGCGCACCGGGGTCATCATGGCCAACAAGGAGCGCAAGAAGGGGCAGGACGACAAGAAAAAC cccctggcagcgATGATGGACGAGGAGCCCGAGGCCACGAAGCCGGTGGGGAGCAAAGCTGAGGGTG gtgcCTCCGAGGGGGACAAAAAAGCTGAGAAGAGCCCGGCAGATGACAAG agcaAGAAGCCCCAGCCAGGGGGGTTCCTGCAGTCCCATTATTTCGTGGCACTTTATCGCTTCAAAGCCCTGGAGAAGGACGACCTGGACTTCCC cccaggggAGAAGATCACGGTGGTCGATGACTCCAACGAGGAATGGTGGCGG GGGAAAATCGGGGAGAaagttgggtttttcccccccaatttcATCATCCGGGTGCGGGCGGGCGAGCGGGTGCACAAAGTGACGCGTTCCTTTGTGGGAAACCGGGAAATCGGGCAAATCACGCTCAAAAAGGATCAG ATCGTGGTGCAGAAGGGGGAGGAGGTGAACGGATACGTCAAAGTGTTCACGGGCCGCAAAGTGGGGCTGTTCCCCGTGGACTTCCTGGAGGAAATCTGA